A stretch of the Synergistota bacterium genome encodes the following:
- the thrS gene encoding threonine--tRNA ligase produces the protein MLHIRVNGKLLEVQEGVKLIDILKNLGLKGIFMAEVDGEIVELSFSVTKDCEVRFLDFSHPASQKAFWHTASHIMAQAVKRIFPGVKLGIGPAIESGFYYDFDHSEGFSPEDLEKIEKEMERIVELDYPVIKEVKTKDEAKELLKDEPYKLELLEDIPNEKVSFYRQGEFVDLCAGPHLPSTGYVKHFKLLSVAGAYWKGNEKNPMLQRIYGTAFPEKEMLEDYLNRIEEAKRRDHRRLGRELELFSLHEEGPGFPFFHPKGMIILNELIDFWRKEHRRAGYREIRTPIILSRELWERSGHWDHYKENMYFTKIDEADYAIKPMNCPGAILVFKEGMRSYRDLPLRLAELGVVHRHERSGVLHGLMRVRAFTQDDAHIFCTPDQIKGEIEGIIKLADRFYRDIFGFEYSVVLSTKPEKAMGPDEIWEKATNALKATLEELSIPYDIREGEGAFYGPKIDFLLKDCIGRTWQCGTIQLDFLIPEKFDVTYVGPDGGRYRPVMLHRVIYGSLERFFGILIEHYAGAFPLWLAPVQVRVLTVGEAHIPFAKAVYDVLYQRDYRVELDDRNEKLGYKIRSAQLEKIPYMLIIGDKEVSERKVSVRERKEGDIGSYTLEEFLVMLEERKKSFK, from the coding sequence ATGTTACATATAAGAGTTAATGGTAAGTTGTTAGAAGTTCAAGAGGGAGTTAAGCTTATTGATATATTAAAAAACTTGGGATTAAAAGGTATTTTTATGGCAGAGGTGGATGGAGAAATAGTAGAATTAAGCTTTTCTGTTACGAAAGATTGTGAAGTAAGGTTTCTTGATTTTTCTCATCCTGCTTCTCAAAAGGCTTTTTGGCACACTGCTTCTCACATAATGGCACAAGCAGTTAAGAGGATTTTCCCTGGGGTTAAGCTAGGAATTGGGCCTGCTATAGAAAGTGGCTTTTACTATGACTTTGATCATTCCGAGGGCTTTTCTCCTGAAGATTTAGAAAAGATAGAAAAGGAAATGGAAAGGATAGTGGAGTTGGATTATCCTGTAATTAAAGAGGTAAAAACTAAGGATGAAGCTAAAGAGCTTCTTAAGGATGAACCTTACAAGCTTGAGCTTCTTGAAGATATCCCTAACGAAAAGGTTAGCTTTTATAGGCAAGGTGAATTTGTAGATCTTTGTGCTGGTCCTCATCTTCCCTCAACTGGATATGTTAAGCACTTTAAGCTTTTAAGTGTAGCTGGGGCATATTGGAAGGGAAATGAGAAAAATCCGATGCTTCAAAGAATTTATGGTACTGCTTTTCCAGAGAAAGAAATGCTTGAGGATTATCTGAATAGAATTGAGGAAGCTAAAAGAAGAGATCACAGGAGGCTTGGTAGAGAGTTAGAGCTTTTCAGTCTTCATGAGGAAGGCCCTGGGTTTCCGTTTTTCCATCCTAAGGGTATGATCATATTGAATGAGCTTATAGACTTTTGGCGAAAGGAGCATAGAAGGGCTGGTTATAGGGAGATTAGAACGCCTATTATTCTTTCAAGGGAGCTTTGGGAGAGATCCGGACACTGGGATCATTATAAAGAAAACATGTATTTTACTAAGATAGACGAAGCGGACTACGCTATAAAGCCTATGAATTGTCCTGGTGCTATTCTAGTTTTTAAGGAGGGTATGAGAAGCTACAGAGATCTTCCTCTTAGGTTAGCGGAACTAGGTGTGGTTCATAGGCATGAAAGATCAGGTGTTCTTCATGGTCTGATGAGAGTTAGAGCCTTTACTCAAGATGATGCCCATATATTCTGTACTCCTGATCAGATAAAAGGAGAGATAGAGGGGATCATTAAGCTTGCTGATCGCTTTTATAGGGACATCTTTGGTTTTGAGTACTCGGTAGTTTTAAGCACTAAGCCTGAAAAAGCTATGGGACCCGATGAGATATGGGAAAAGGCGACCAACGCTCTTAAAGCTACCTTGGAAGAGCTTTCTATCCCTTATGATATAAGGGAAGGGGAAGGTGCTTTTTATGGTCCAAAGATAGATTTTTTGCTTAAGGATTGCATAGGTAGGACATGGCAGTGTGGTACGATTCAGCTTGATTTTCTTATTCCAGAAAAGTTTGATGTAACCTATGTAGGTCCTGATGGTGGAAGATATAGGCCAGTTATGCTTCATAGGGTAATATATGGTAGTCTTGAGAGGTTTTTTGGAATTCTTATTGAGCATTATGCTGGTGCGTTTCCTTTATGGCTTGCTCCTGTTCAGGTTAGGGTGTTAACAGTAGGGGAAGCACACATACCTTTTGCCAAAGCGGTTTACGATGTTCTCTATCAGAGGGATTATAGGGTTGAGCTTGACGATAGAAATGAAAAGCTAGGTTATAAGATAAGAAGTGCCCAGCTTGAGAAGATTCCTTATATGCTTATAATAGGAGATAAAGAGGTAAGTGAGAGAAAAGTGTCTGTAAGAGAGAGAAAGGAAGGGGATATAGGTAGCTATACTCTAGAAGAATTCTTGGTTATGCTTGAAGAAAGGAAGAAAAGCTTTAAATAA
- the gltX gene encoding glutamate--tRNA ligase — MNVRVRFAPSPTGFLHVGGARTALYNYLFAKRMGGSFILRIEDTDRERSTIEAEKSIMEDLKWLGLFWDEGPYRQTERLSLYKEHALELLEKGFAYKCYCTESEIEEMRDEMLLRRIAPKYNGRCKKLSEDEKRRLENEGRVPAIRFKVPESGELIFKDIVRGELRFSLSDVGDFVIMRSDGIPTYNFAVVVDDHYMSITHVIRADEHIANTPKQLLIYQAFGWEPPQFAHVSMILGPDRSKLSKRHGAVSISQYRKEGYLPEAMNNYLLLLGWSPPDEREIFSMDEMVKAFSLDRLSKSPAIFDIGKLRWMNGHYMRNLPLDKVYEYSLPFFLEKGFPMDEGWLKRVVFVYREHTSTLQEMVDEALPLINFSLPLPLEMEETLRDENVPKVLKTFIEVFSPFKYKNVSFSEAWELLKEVVNRVGLKRGKVLFPLRVAVTGRKSGPELYYIIELLGVRKALLRVEEVLSYVGGK, encoded by the coding sequence TTGAACGTTAGAGTAAGATTTGCTCCCAGTCCTACAGGCTTTCTCCACGTTGGGGGTGCAAGGACTGCTCTTTATAATTATCTTTTTGCTAAAAGGATGGGAGGCTCTTTTATATTAAGAATTGAGGATACTGATAGAGAACGTTCTACTATAGAGGCTGAAAAATCCATAATGGAGGATCTTAAATGGTTAGGGCTTTTCTGGGATGAGGGTCCTTATCGTCAGACGGAGAGACTCTCCTTATATAAGGAGCATGCGCTTGAGCTTTTGGAAAAAGGCTTTGCTTATAAATGTTATTGTACCGAATCCGAGATTGAAGAAATGAGAGATGAGATGCTTTTAAGAAGGATTGCCCCAAAGTATAATGGAAGGTGTAAAAAGCTTTCTGAGGATGAAAAAAGGAGACTTGAGAACGAAGGTAGAGTTCCAGCTATAAGGTTTAAAGTTCCTGAAAGCGGTGAGTTAATTTTTAAAGATATTGTTAGAGGAGAACTTAGATTTAGTCTTTCAGATGTTGGAGATTTTGTTATAATGAGATCTGATGGTATACCAACTTACAACTTTGCTGTTGTAGTAGATGACCACTATATGAGTATAACTCATGTTATAAGAGCTGATGAGCATATAGCAAATACACCAAAACAGCTTCTTATTTATCAAGCTTTTGGGTGGGAACCACCTCAGTTTGCTCACGTTTCTATGATTCTGGGACCGGACAGAAGTAAGCTAAGCAAAAGGCATGGTGCCGTTTCGATATCTCAATATAGAAAAGAAGGTTATCTTCCTGAAGCAATGAATAATTATCTTCTTTTGCTTGGATGGTCTCCTCCTGATGAGAGGGAGATATTTTCTATGGATGAAATGGTGAAGGCCTTTTCGTTAGATAGACTTTCTAAGAGCCCAGCCATATTTGACATAGGTAAGCTTCGCTGGATGAATGGGCACTATATGAGAAACTTACCCCTTGATAAGGTTTATGAATATTCCCTTCCGTTCTTCCTGGAAAAAGGTTTTCCTATGGATGAGGGATGGCTTAAGAGAGTGGTTTTCGTCTATAGGGAGCATACTTCTACTCTTCAAGAGATGGTTGATGAAGCGCTACCTTTGATAAATTTTTCCTTACCTCTCCCTTTGGAAATGGAGGAAACTCTTCGCGATGAAAATGTTCCTAAGGTTTTGAAGACTTTCATAGAAGTGTTTTCTCCTTTTAAATATAAAAATGTATCTTTCTCAGAAGCGTGGGAGCTTTTAAAAGAGGTGGTTAACAGGGTTGGGCTTAAGAGAGGAAAAGTTTTGTTTCCCTTAAGAGTTGCTGTAACTGGTAGAAAATCGGGCCCTGAACTTTATTATATTATAGAGCTTCTCGGAGTGAGGAAAGCCCTTCTCAGGGTAGAAGAAGTCTTATCTTACGTTGGAGGAAAGTGA
- a CDS encoding glycosyltransferase family 2 protein, whose translation MEETLYNYILFFLQTFTALVGGYYVVIYTLSFLPWKEKKSHAVDEYLRFVILIPAHNEEKVVGKLISNLRELDYPKELYKIVVIADNCTDNTAKVAREAGAMVWERTDSKRRGKQYALDWAFRKLLKRKEFDAVCVFDADNLVSLNFLKKVNERMLSGEKVLQCYLDTKNPFDSWITKAYALGYWISNRVFQFARWRTGLSAVLGGTGFAISMDLIKKYALGLSSLTEDLELTMRLNLAGIKVGWIHDAKVYDEKPLTFKESWNQRLRWMRGHWDVAVRYGLLLFKKAIFEGKFYMLDMFFYAISPLRILLGGVILFFLFFSHVAEVDIERFSYVWVFPFWFWFLMSLWIWLYPFVAMVQEKVPIRAFPYFIYLFLWSLTWIPLVAHALLTFRVKQWSHTRHTRALTLEEVSQA comes from the coding sequence ATGGAAGAAACTCTTTATAATTACATATTGTTTTTTTTACAAACTTTTACTGCCTTAGTAGGCGGATATTATGTGGTTATTTATACCTTGAGTTTCTTGCCATGGAAAGAGAAAAAGAGTCATGCTGTTGATGAATATTTAAGGTTCGTTATTCTTATTCCAGCTCATAATGAGGAGAAGGTTGTTGGAAAATTGATTTCCAATTTAAGGGAGCTTGATTATCCTAAGGAGCTTTACAAGATTGTGGTCATAGCAGATAACTGTACTGATAACACAGCTAAAGTCGCGAGGGAAGCTGGTGCTATGGTATGGGAAAGGACCGATTCTAAAAGAAGGGGAAAACAATATGCTCTTGATTGGGCCTTTAGAAAGCTTTTAAAACGTAAAGAGTTTGATGCTGTTTGTGTTTTTGATGCGGATAACTTGGTTTCTCTCAATTTTCTTAAAAAGGTTAATGAGAGAATGCTTTCTGGTGAAAAGGTTCTTCAGTGTTACCTAGATACGAAAAACCCTTTCGATAGTTGGATTACCAAAGCTTATGCTTTGGGGTATTGGATATCTAACCGAGTTTTTCAGTTTGCGAGATGGAGAACAGGTTTATCAGCGGTTCTGGGGGGAACTGGTTTTGCTATTTCGATGGATTTGATAAAAAAATATGCTCTAGGTTTATCCTCTTTGACAGAGGATCTTGAACTTACGATGAGGCTTAATCTAGCTGGTATAAAAGTTGGATGGATACACGATGCCAAAGTTTATGATGAAAAACCACTTACTTTTAAGGAGTCGTGGAATCAAAGGCTAAGATGGATGAGGGGGCACTGGGATGTAGCTGTGAGATATGGTCTTCTTCTTTTTAAGAAGGCCATTTTTGAGGGGAAGTTTTATATGCTTGATATGTTCTTTTATGCTATATCTCCGTTAAGGATACTTTTAGGAGGGGTTATTCTTTTCTTTCTCTTCTTTTCTCATGTGGCTGAAGTTGATATTGAGAGATTTTCTTATGTTTGGGTTTTTCCTTTCTGGTTTTGGTTTTTGATGTCTTTATGGATATGGCTTTATCCTTTTGTAGCTATGGTTCAGGAGAAGGTTCCCATAAGGGCTTTTCCTTACTTTATTTACTTATTTTTATGGAGCCTGACTTGGATACCCTTGGTGGCTCATGCTCTTTTAACATTTAGGGTTAAACAATGGTCTCATACGAGACATACGAGGGCTTTAACGTTAGAGGAGGTAAGCCAAGCTTAA
- the rplT gene encoding 50S ribosomal protein L20, giving the protein MRVKNASSGKGRRKKLFKLTKGYYGQKKNVFKRAHEAMLKALSYSYRDRRAKKGDFRKLWIARINAAAREEGLTYNRFINGLKKAGVAINRKVLAELAIHDRESFSELVRIAKENLGVA; this is encoded by the coding sequence ATGAGGGTTAAGAATGCAAGCTCTGGAAAAGGGAGAAGAAAGAAGCTTTTTAAGCTTACAAAAGGTTATTATGGTCAGAAGAAAAATGTTTTTAAAAGAGCTCATGAGGCAATGTTGAAAGCTCTTAGCTATTCTTATAGAGATAGAAGAGCTAAGAAGGGGGATTTCAGAAAGCTATGGATAGCGAGGATAAATGCGGCAGCCCGTGAGGAAGGTCTTACTTACAATCGTTTTATCAATGGGCTTAAGAAAGCTGGAGTGGCTATAAATAGAAAGGTTTTAGCTGAGCTTGCCATTCACGATAGGGAATCTTTCTCTGAGCTTGTAAGAATTGCCAAGGAAAACCTTGGGGTTGCTTAG
- the pheS gene encoding phenylalanine--tRNA ligase subunit alpha, translating into MNLENIRIEFLKDIGEAKSLPILYEIKAKYIGRKGIVTALFKNFKDLSPEERKEKGKVLNELKEWIEEEINKREEEILKAEALKREIEGKVDFTLPGRRIKRGNLHPLSRVLREIIEIFSSMGFSLEEGPEIELDYYNFEALNIPRDHPARDMHDTFYITDNALLRTHTSPVQIRAMKKRKPPLRVISAGKVYRRDSDPTHSPMFHQVEGLLVDEDVKLADLKGVLSEFANRIFGGKRKIRFRPSYFPFTEPSVEVDVECVRCGGREESCVVCKGTGWLEILGAGMVHPEVFKAVGYDSGKYVGFAFGLGVERIAMLKYGIDDIRLFFENDLRFLRQF; encoded by the coding sequence ATGAACCTTGAGAATATAAGAATAGAATTTCTCAAAGATATCGGGGAGGCTAAAAGCCTCCCCATTCTGTATGAGATTAAAGCTAAATATATAGGGAGAAAGGGGATAGTAACTGCGCTTTTCAAGAACTTTAAGGATCTTTCCCCTGAGGAGAGAAAAGAAAAGGGCAAAGTTTTAAATGAACTGAAAGAATGGATAGAAGAAGAGATTAATAAAAGAGAAGAGGAAATCCTTAAAGCAGAGGCTCTTAAAAGAGAAATTGAGGGTAAAGTGGATTTTACTTTACCTGGAAGGCGCATCAAGAGAGGTAATCTTCATCCTTTAAGTAGAGTTTTAAGAGAAATAATAGAGATTTTTTCCTCTATGGGGTTTTCTCTTGAAGAGGGTCCTGAGATTGAGCTTGACTATTATAATTTTGAAGCTTTAAACATTCCAAGGGATCATCCCGCAAGGGATATGCATGATACGTTCTATATAACTGATAATGCTTTGTTAAGGACTCATACCTCTCCTGTTCAAATAAGAGCTATGAAAAAGAGGAAGCCTCCATTAAGAGTTATATCGGCTGGAAAGGTCTACAGAAGGGATTCTGATCCTACGCATTCACCAATGTTTCATCAGGTTGAAGGACTTTTAGTCGATGAGGATGTTAAGCTTGCGGATCTTAAGGGGGTTCTATCTGAGTTTGCTAATAGAATATTCGGTGGGAAGAGGAAGATAAGATTTAGGCCTAGCTATTTCCCCTTTACCGAACCAAGCGTTGAGGTTGATGTGGAATGCGTTAGATGTGGTGGAAGAGAGGAAAGTTGTGTGGTTTGTAAAGGCACTGGGTGGCTTGAAATATTGGGTGCAGGGATGGTTCATCCTGAGGTGTTTAAAGCTGTGGGTTATGATAGTGGTAAATATGTAGGATTTGCTTTTGGACTTGGTGTTGAAAGAATAGCTATGCTTAAGTATGGTATAGATGATATAAGGCTTTTCTTTGAGAATGATCTTCGTTTCTTGCGTCAGTTTTAA
- the infC gene encoding translation initiation factor IF-3, whose translation MDIKEYRINEEIRAKRVRLIDEDGRQIGIMDISEALKIANDKQLDLVEVAAEADPPVCKLMDYGKYRYELKKKMKQSKNKPRGAVVKEVRMRPKIEEHDYRFKLKNIREFLQEGCKVKVSMLFKGREMSYAEDGKDILMKVIEETKDLSRLEWGPRAEGWSISVMLAPK comes from the coding sequence ATGGATATTAAGGAATATCGTATTAATGAAGAAATTAGGGCAAAAAGAGTCCGACTTATTGATGAAGATGGAAGACAGATTGGTATCATGGATATCAGTGAAGCTTTGAAGATAGCAAATGATAAACAACTGGATCTTGTAGAGGTGGCTGCAGAGGCTGATCCCCCAGTTTGTAAGCTAATGGATTATGGCAAGTATCGTTACGAGCTTAAGAAAAAGATGAAGCAGTCTAAGAATAAGCCTAGGGGGGCAGTTGTTAAAGAGGTAAGAATGCGACCTAAGATAGAGGAGCATGACTATAGGTTTAAGCTTAAGAACATAAGAGAGTTTCTTCAGGAGGGGTGTAAGGTAAAAGTTTCCATGCTTTTTAAGGGTAGAGAGATGAGTTATGCCGAAGATGGTAAGGATATCTTGATGAAGGTAATAGAGGAAACAAAGGACCTTAGCAGGCTTGAATGGGGTCCGAGAGCTGAAGGATGGTCTATAAGCGTTATGCTTGCTCCAAAATAG
- the rpmI gene encoding 50S ribosomal protein L35 yields MMKTRKSIARRFKLTATGKVKYMKTGRSHLLRRKSSKRKRQLRKAAYLSGRDAINVKKMLPYA; encoded by the coding sequence ATGATGAAAACTCGTAAAAGCATAGCACGCAGGTTTAAGTTAACTGCTACTGGGAAAGTTAAATATATGAAGACAGGGCGGAGCCATCTTTTAAGAAGAAAGAGCTCCAAGAGGAAAAGACAGTTGAGGAAAGCTGCTTATTTAAGCGGTAGAGATGCTATTAATGTTAAAAAGATGTTACCTTACGCCTAA
- the pheT gene encoding phenylalanine--tRNA ligase subunit beta codes for MKVSFKWLKEFIEINFSPEALAERLLMVGLEVEDIVYLNPGLDGVICATLSGLSRLDDGYIVYLRVKDKTYRAFYKGEAVLIEGKKVAIATVGASIASKLVKSYEVSGLEFDAFLPSEEELRIGEGKGPIFLPDESQEGDTLVRLYELDDVILDISVTPNRGDCLSVIGIAREIAAIKGIGPRGLLPKFDLEEKGRDIRELVSVEVEDYDLCPRYVGRVIEGVKVTESPLWLKRRLIHCGLRPINNVVDATNYVMLELGQPLHAFDLNLIRKRKVIVRRARNGEKIRCIDGVERTLSNNDLVIADAERAIGIAGVIGGENTEIWSGTKDVFLESAFFNPSSIRMTARSLGITTEASYRFERRVDPGNTLFAADRAAYLISKIALGRVSKGYHDLCRDSFKPWFVIMRPERVNRILGTQLKPDEIITIISSLGFSSRYKEDLLEVEVPTYRGDIQREIDLIEEVARIYGYVKVPPRMPWGETQVGGLDEIQKLEWRVRDILIGEGFNEVITYSFIDPEIFDRLLLPQGHPLKECISLLNPLKENQSVMRTFMLPGLISALLFNYRKGSKDIFLFEVGKVFRTELTFEGLPVEINKLGMIMLGGIDKELITGSVIPRDILNLKGALENLFESFKVVADFRDIEEDLPFLVKFRSSSIYILGERVGWIGEISPKISIAFEVNEPIYAAEIDLDRFFTLVPKEIKYKELPRFPSTRRDVSVLVPLDRKAKEVESVIKSIGGEIVEEVRLFDFYQGPQVPQGYRSLTFCVIYRAKDRTLKDEEVEEVHLKVRKELERSGFKVR; via the coding sequence ATGAAAGTTTCTTTTAAATGGTTAAAGGAATTTATAGAAATAAACTTTTCACCAGAGGCTTTGGCTGAACGTTTACTTATGGTTGGACTTGAAGTTGAGGATATAGTCTATCTTAACCCTGGGTTGGATGGTGTAATTTGTGCGACTTTATCTGGTTTGAGTAGGCTTGATGATGGTTATATTGTTTATCTTAGGGTTAAAGATAAAACGTATAGAGCTTTTTATAAGGGCGAAGCAGTCTTGATCGAGGGTAAGAAAGTTGCTATTGCCACAGTAGGAGCTTCTATAGCTTCTAAATTGGTTAAAAGCTATGAAGTTTCTGGCTTAGAATTCGATGCTTTTCTTCCTTCGGAGGAAGAGCTTCGTATAGGTGAGGGGAAAGGACCTATCTTTCTTCCTGATGAATCTCAAGAGGGCGATACTCTTGTTAGGCTTTATGAGCTTGATGATGTCATATTGGATATAAGCGTTACTCCTAATAGAGGAGATTGTCTTAGTGTAATAGGTATAGCGAGGGAAATAGCAGCTATAAAGGGTATTGGTCCTAGGGGGCTTTTACCTAAGTTTGATCTTGAGGAGAAAGGAAGAGATATAAGAGAGCTTGTGAGTGTGGAAGTAGAAGATTACGATTTGTGTCCAAGATATGTTGGTAGAGTGATAGAGGGCGTTAAAGTTACTGAAAGCCCTCTTTGGTTAAAAAGAAGGTTGATTCACTGTGGGCTAAGGCCTATAAATAATGTGGTTGATGCTACTAATTATGTTATGCTTGAGCTTGGGCAACCACTTCATGCCTTTGATCTTAATTTAATAAGAAAGAGGAAAGTTATAGTTAGGAGAGCGCGAAACGGAGAAAAAATACGTTGTATAGATGGTGTTGAAAGAACTCTTTCAAACAACGACCTTGTTATAGCTGATGCAGAAAGAGCTATAGGTATAGCTGGAGTTATAGGAGGAGAGAATACCGAGATATGGAGCGGAACTAAAGATGTATTTCTAGAATCTGCCTTTTTCAATCCCTCTTCGATTAGAATGACTGCGCGATCTTTAGGGATAACTACAGAGGCTTCCTATAGATTTGAGAGAAGGGTTGATCCAGGTAATACTCTTTTTGCTGCAGATAGAGCCGCTTATCTTATTTCTAAAATTGCCCTCGGTAGGGTTTCGAAAGGATATCATGATCTTTGTAGAGATAGCTTTAAACCATGGTTTGTCATAATGAGACCCGAGAGAGTCAATAGAATTTTGGGGACTCAGCTTAAACCGGATGAAATTATAACTATTATTTCTTCTCTTGGTTTTAGCTCAAGATATAAAGAGGACCTTCTTGAGGTTGAAGTGCCTACCTACAGGGGTGATATTCAGAGAGAAATAGACCTTATAGAGGAAGTGGCTCGCATATACGGTTATGTTAAAGTTCCGCCAAGAATGCCTTGGGGAGAAACTCAGGTTGGGGGTTTAGATGAGATACAGAAGCTAGAGTGGAGGGTAAGAGATATTCTTATAGGAGAGGGTTTTAATGAGGTTATAACTTATAGCTTCATAGATCCCGAGATTTTCGATAGACTTCTTTTGCCTCAGGGACACCCATTGAAAGAGTGTATTTCTTTACTTAATCCTCTTAAAGAAAATCAATCTGTAATGAGAACATTTATGCTTCCTGGGCTTATTTCTGCTCTATTATTTAACTATAGAAAAGGGAGTAAAGACATATTTTTATTTGAAGTAGGTAAGGTCTTTAGAACAGAATTAACCTTTGAAGGACTCCCTGTGGAGATCAACAAGCTAGGGATGATAATGCTTGGAGGAATAGATAAGGAGCTGATTACAGGGTCTGTTATTCCTAGAGATATTCTTAACCTTAAGGGAGCTTTAGAAAACCTGTTCGAAAGCTTTAAAGTTGTTGCCGATTTTAGGGATATCGAGGAAGACTTGCCTTTTCTTGTAAAGTTTAGGTCTTCATCGATATATATTCTCGGTGAGAGAGTAGGTTGGATCGGTGAAATAAGTCCTAAAATAAGTATTGCTTTTGAAGTGAACGAACCTATATACGCTGCTGAAATAGACCTTGATAGGTTCTTTACTTTAGTTCCTAAGGAGATAAAGTATAAGGAGCTTCCTAGATTTCCATCTACGAGAAGGGATGTTTCTGTATTAGTTCCCTTAGATAGAAAGGCAAAGGAAGTGGAG
- a CDS encoding RluA family pseudouridine synthase, which produces MKFLRFFVEKPSSLRDFLKEKLEFSGRVIKKIVDRGWVFVNEERILKANFQLRIGDKIEVIFLELDSSYKVLYEDDYILAVDKPPFVLTNESPWSLEAILNRNGKRVRAIHRLDLETTGVLLFAKDDNIFGVFKELFRKRLLNKVYKVIAEGSIRESSFKVSLPVDGKEAISLFRVIERSKIATFLEVRILTGRKHQIRIHLSKIGHPVVGEKLYKRGIIREEVLRKIPRIMIHCEEISFEHPFLGKFVSIFSSLPGDFKEALKALF; this is translated from the coding sequence TTGAAGTTTTTAAGATTTTTTGTTGAGAAACCCTCGTCTTTAAGAGATTTTTTAAAAGAGAAGCTTGAATTTTCAGGAAGAGTAATAAAAAAAATTGTAGATAGGGGTTGGGTTTTCGTCAACGAGGAGAGAATACTTAAGGCGAATTTTCAGCTTCGTATTGGTGATAAGATTGAGGTTATTTTTCTTGAGTTAGATTCTAGCTATAAGGTCCTTTACGAAGATGATTATATTTTGGCCGTGGATAAGCCGCCGTTCGTTTTAACTAATGAATCACCTTGGAGCCTTGAAGCCATATTAAATAGAAATGGTAAAAGGGTTAGAGCTATACATAGATTAGATTTAGAGACAACTGGTGTCTTACTTTTCGCTAAAGATGATAATATCTTTGGAGTTTTTAAAGAGCTATTTAGAAAGAGGCTTCTTAACAAGGTTTACAAGGTTATAGCTGAGGGCAGTATAAGGGAAAGTTCTTTTAAGGTTAGCTTGCCTGTCGATGGAAAGGAGGCAATATCGCTTTTTAGGGTTATAGAAAGAAGTAAAATAGCTACATTTCTTGAAGTAAGGATACTGACTGGAAGAAAGCATCAGATAAGGATTCATCTTTCAAAGATTGGACACCCAGTCGTAGGTGAAAAGCTTTATAAGAGGGGTATAATCAGGGAAGAGGTTTTAAGAAAGATCCCGAGGATTATGATTCACTGTGAGGAAATATCGTTTGAGCACCCATTTTTAGGGAAATTTGTTAGTATTTTTTCTTCTCTTCCTGGTGATTTTAAAGAGGCCTTAAAAGCCCTGTTTTGA